The Sinorhizobium chiapasense genome contains a region encoding:
- a CDS encoding carbohydrate ABC transporter permease has protein sequence MRLAGRHLWLGLATAPIVGFFALPILYLVAVSLKTKDDVLDGHFFPTAPTLANWPTAFEAANVVGFILNSVVVSLLAGLLTIVLGLPSAYAVLRLKIGGKWLSDVTLSSYMAPPIVALIPLFFLLKATGLLDTRAGLVLIYGFANVPVAFWLLTPFLRRIPVEIEEAAAMDGAGPLRTLLQIVVPIIAPGIVATFIIVTVLSYNELLFASAFTFSDATRTLPVGISLFQGDRLVNFGQMAAASLAGIAPVYLIALFMQRYLVSGLAHGAVK, from the coding sequence ATGAGGCTTGCCGGACGACATCTCTGGCTGGGCCTGGCGACGGCGCCGATCGTCGGCTTCTTCGCCCTGCCCATCCTTTATCTCGTCGCCGTATCCCTGAAAACGAAGGACGATGTGCTGGACGGCCATTTCTTTCCAACGGCGCCGACATTGGCCAACTGGCCGACAGCCTTCGAAGCGGCCAATGTCGTCGGCTTCATCCTGAACTCGGTGGTCGTGTCGCTACTTGCGGGACTGCTCACGATCGTGTTGGGGCTGCCCTCGGCCTATGCGGTCCTGCGGCTCAAGATCGGCGGCAAATGGCTCTCGGATGTGACGCTATCGAGCTACATGGCACCGCCGATCGTGGCGCTCATCCCGCTCTTCTTCCTGCTGAAGGCGACCGGGCTGCTCGACACGCGCGCGGGGCTGGTCCTCATCTACGGCTTCGCCAACGTGCCAGTCGCCTTCTGGCTGCTGACGCCGTTCCTGCGCCGGATACCGGTCGAGATCGAAGAGGCGGCTGCGATGGACGGCGCCGGACCGCTTCGCACGCTTCTGCAGATCGTCGTGCCGATCATTGCGCCCGGGATCGTGGCGACCTTCATCATCGTCACGGTGCTGTCTTACAACGAACTCCTCTTCGCCTCCGCCTTCACCTTCTCTGATGCCACGAGGACATTGCCGGTCGGGATTTCGCTTTTCCAGGGTGACAGGCTGGTGAATTTCGGCCAGATGGCGGCGGCCTCCTTGGCGGGCATCGCCCCGGTCTACCTGATCGCGCTCTTCATGCAGCGCTACCTGGTCAGCGGGCTTGCGCATGGCGCCGTGAAATAG
- a CDS encoding carbohydrate ABC transporter permease, whose product MTAFTVDLPRIGESRHSPRSAVLLQRFGRALWIAPVLLALAVTTLYPTVFLLALAVSKSTLGKPFRGFVGIKHFATTLQDPVFLSAIGKSIAYALSTSLLQLALGFLIALLFTSLLKAGRFLTSVVLLPLMTPPVMVGVAWKLILAPAGGLLNGTLISYGLISQPISFLGDPILAWLAIAVADLWQWTPFIVILCFAALSTIPDGVHEAALVDGANSWQRFWHITLPLVAAPLSSIYLLKLILSFKLFDLVYILTFGGPGFATTSAGFSIYRRAIEQFDVGRAAAETIVYGLVIGLATLPVVRLHQRFERREI is encoded by the coding sequence ATGACCGCCTTCACCGTCGACCTCCCGCGGATCGGCGAAAGCCGCCATTCCCCACGCTCTGCCGTACTCTTGCAGCGCTTCGGCCGAGCTTTGTGGATCGCTCCGGTCCTTCTCGCGTTGGCCGTCACGACACTTTATCCGACCGTCTTCCTGTTGGCGCTCGCCGTGAGCAAAAGCACGCTCGGAAAACCATTCCGCGGCTTTGTCGGCATCAAGCATTTCGCAACGACCCTGCAGGATCCAGTCTTTCTTTCAGCGATCGGAAAGAGCATTGCCTATGCACTTTCGACATCACTGCTGCAGCTCGCGCTCGGGTTCCTGATCGCGCTTCTCTTCACCTCTCTTCTGAAGGCGGGCCGCTTCCTGACGAGCGTCGTGCTTCTTCCACTAATGACGCCGCCGGTCATGGTAGGCGTCGCCTGGAAGCTCATCCTCGCGCCGGCCGGTGGGCTCTTGAATGGCACTCTGATCAGTTATGGGCTTATTTCCCAGCCGATCTCCTTTCTCGGCGATCCGATACTGGCCTGGCTGGCGATCGCCGTCGCCGATCTCTGGCAGTGGACGCCCTTCATCGTCATTCTCTGCTTTGCCGCACTTTCGACAATCCCGGACGGGGTTCACGAGGCGGCGTTGGTCGACGGCGCGAATAGCTGGCAGCGCTTCTGGCACATCACGCTTCCACTCGTCGCCGCGCCACTCTCGTCGATCTATCTGCTGAAGCTCATCCTGTCGTTCAAGCTCTTCGACCTCGTCTACATCCTCACCTTCGGCGGGCCGGGCTTCGCGACGACATCGGCCGGATTTTCGATCTACCGGCGGGCAATCGAGCAGTTCGATGTCGGCCGTGCGGCGGCCGAGACGATCGTCTACGGTCTGGTCATCGGGTTGGCGACGCTCCCGGTCGTCCGCCTCCATCAGCGTTTCGAGAGGCGAGAGATATGA
- a CDS encoding ABC transporter substrate-binding protein: MYDKILGQAYRRRGVLKSLAAAGTLPFIAPLASSPAISASNKFAGRTINLLIIQPHVVTGRKIAEDFEKLTGAKVTVTAVPYDQVSVKATLDVQSGANQFDVIDYFYTYKGQLAEDGIIEDVTDLIERDKAAIQPEDFIQTIYDQYTLHDGRRYGLPYDGDSHLLFYNRELFDRYGLKAPKTWDEYNENAKVITEAESKNGIYGAAVRGAKIPVIVLSTYANRLTGFGGNFLKADGTSALDSTEAVEALKSLIASTPYALPTPLETRFEEGLPAFLNGKAAQIDFWTDLGGYAQDPKGSKIVDKWDVARIPVGGGNKTPRLAFNAGFGFAITTGSQNKDVAWELIKLVTSKDYHEQLLTLTGSGIDPDRQSGLKSEKFRAFQPLVQPLLDDGALENSLAWPTAVYAPKLENALTDELALALASTKSAEQAIADAHRAWTEIIETNG, from the coding sequence ATGTACGACAAGATTCTTGGCCAGGCGTATCGTCGCCGCGGCGTGCTGAAATCGCTCGCCGCCGCAGGCACACTGCCCTTCATCGCTCCGCTTGCCTCATCACCGGCAATCTCGGCGAGCAACAAGTTCGCAGGCCGCACCATCAACCTTTTGATCATCCAGCCGCATGTCGTCACCGGCAGGAAAATCGCCGAAGATTTTGAAAAGTTGACCGGCGCCAAGGTCACCGTCACCGCAGTTCCCTATGACCAGGTCAGCGTGAAGGCAACGCTTGATGTGCAATCGGGCGCCAACCAGTTCGATGTCATCGACTACTTCTACACCTACAAGGGCCAACTCGCCGAAGACGGCATCATCGAGGATGTCACCGATCTCATCGAGCGAGACAAGGCCGCAATCCAACCCGAGGATTTCATCCAGACCATTTACGACCAGTACACACTGCACGACGGCCGCCGTTACGGTCTGCCCTATGACGGCGACAGCCATCTCCTGTTTTACAACCGCGAGCTTTTCGACCGCTACGGCTTGAAGGCGCCGAAGACCTGGGACGAGTACAACGAGAACGCCAAGGTGATCACCGAGGCCGAGTCGAAGAATGGTATCTATGGTGCGGCCGTGCGCGGGGCAAAGATCCCGGTGATCGTCCTGTCCACCTATGCCAACCGGCTGACCGGCTTCGGCGGCAACTTCCTCAAAGCCGACGGCACGTCCGCGCTCGACAGCACAGAGGCCGTCGAAGCGCTGAAGTCGCTCATCGCCTCCACGCCCTATGCCCTTCCCACTCCGCTCGAAACCCGCTTCGAGGAAGGCCTGCCCGCCTTTCTCAACGGCAAGGCAGCGCAGATCGACTTCTGGACCGACCTCGGCGGCTATGCTCAGGATCCCAAGGGATCGAAGATCGTCGACAAGTGGGACGTGGCACGCATCCCCGTCGGCGGCGGCAACAAGACGCCGCGTCTGGCCTTCAACGCCGGCTTTGGCTTTGCGATCACCACCGGATCGCAGAACAAGGATGTTGCCTGGGAACTGATCAAGCTTGTCACCAGCAAGGATTATCACGAACAGCTCCTGACGCTCACCGGTTCGGGCATCGACCCGGATCGCCAGTCGGGCTTGAAGTCGGAAAAATTCAGAGCTTTCCAACCGCTCGTGCAGCCGCTGCTCGACGACGGCGCATTGGAAAACAGCCTCGCCTGGCCGACCGCTGTCTACGCGCCGAAGCTCGAAAATGCACTGACCGATGAACTGGCGCTGGCGCTGGCCAGCACCAAGAGCGCTGAACAGGCGATCGCCGATGCCCATCGAGCCTGGACCGAGATCATCGAGACAAACGGCTGA
- a CDS encoding LLM class flavin-dependent oxidoreductase yields MSKTIRFNAFDMNCVGHQSPGLWAHPRDRSYKYKDLDYWQDLARTLERGVFDGIFIADVIGYYDVYKGNNYHAIHQAAQIPVNDPLQLAAPIALATEHLGIGITASISFEHPYTFARRLATADHHTEGRVGWNIVTSYLESGAKNVGQGGLRKHDDRYAVAHEYLEVIYKLLEGSWEDGAVVRDREARVFTHPEKVHEIGHRGKYFEVPGYHLSEPSPQRTPVLYQAGASGPGKKFAAEHAECVFVAAQTKTILRNYVADIRAGAFASGRSPDSFKIYNLLTVIVEETDERARAKFRDYLDYVSYDGSLVFMSGWTGIDFSRYEPDDLVRKVETNAIHSAVDSLSEGDPNQRWTIRELAEWGGVGGMGPVVVGSASTVADELQQWVEETGVDGFNLAYAVTPETFEDIVGYLVPELQKRGVYPREYRPGTLREKLFGRGPRLEAPHPGARYRDIEAVKRGEALLATGS; encoded by the coding sequence ATGAGCAAGACCATTCGTTTCAACGCCTTCGACATGAACTGCGTTGGCCACCAGTCGCCGGGTCTTTGGGCGCATCCCCGCGACCGATCCTACAAATACAAGGACCTAGACTATTGGCAGGATCTCGCCCGAACCCTCGAGCGCGGTGTCTTCGACGGCATCTTCATCGCCGACGTCATCGGCTATTACGACGTTTACAAGGGAAACAACTATCACGCGATCCATCAGGCGGCGCAGATACCGGTGAACGATCCGCTGCAACTCGCCGCCCCTATTGCGCTTGCCACCGAGCATCTTGGCATCGGCATCACCGCCTCAATCTCCTTCGAGCATCCCTATACCTTCGCGAGGCGCCTCGCGACCGCCGATCACCACACCGAGGGGCGGGTCGGCTGGAACATCGTCACGTCCTATCTCGAAAGCGGCGCGAAGAACGTGGGGCAGGGCGGCTTGCGCAAGCATGACGACCGCTACGCCGTTGCGCACGAATATCTGGAGGTCATCTACAAGCTGCTCGAAGGCTCCTGGGAGGATGGCGCCGTCGTCCGCGACCGCGAAGCCCGCGTCTTCACCCACCCCGAGAAGGTCCATGAGATCGGTCATCGCGGCAAATATTTCGAGGTGCCCGGCTATCACCTCTCGGAGCCCTCGCCGCAGCGCACGCCGGTGCTCTATCAGGCCGGCGCCTCGGGGCCTGGCAAGAAGTTTGCGGCCGAGCACGCCGAATGCGTCTTCGTGGCCGCGCAGACGAAAACAATCCTCCGTAATTACGTCGCCGACATCCGGGCAGGGGCTTTCGCCTCCGGGCGCTCGCCCGACAGCTTCAAGATCTACAATCTGCTGACGGTGATCGTCGAGGAGACCGACGAGAGGGCCCGCGCCAAGTTCCGCGACTATCTCGACTACGTGTCCTATGACGGGTCTCTCGTGTTCATGTCGGGCTGGACCGGCATCGATTTTTCCCGCTACGAGCCGGACGATCTGGTGCGCAAGGTCGAGACGAACGCCATTCATTCCGCCGTCGACAGCCTTTCCGAGGGTGATCCGAACCAGCGCTGGACCATTCGCGAGCTCGCCGAATGGGGCGGGGTGGGCGGCATGGGGCCGGTCGTCGTCGGCTCTGCCTCTACCGTTGCGGACGAGTTGCAGCAGTGGGTGGAGGAGACCGGCGTCGACGGCTTCAACCTCGCCTATGCGGTGACGCCCGAGACCTTCGAGGACATCGTCGGCTATCTCGTTCCCGAGTTGCAGAAGCGCGGCGTCTATCCGCGCGAATACCGTCCCGGCACGTTGCGCGAAAAGCTCTTCGGCCGCGGCCCGCGCCTCGAGGCCCCGCATCCTGGCGCGCGCTACCGCGACATCGAAGCCGTCAAGCGCGGCGAAGCGCTGCTTGCCACCGGCAGCTAA
- a CDS encoding SfnB family sulfur acquisition oxidoreductase, whose translation MGTLPSAQIDHSVHPRVNSSDPVAPRPKPVTPARIIRSDAEALEIAERLAEKFKAGAALRDREGLLPIAELDEYSESGLWSINVPKAYGGPEVSYATLARVIATIAAADPAIAQITQNHLAIIATVDLDGTEEQKKLFFSWALEGIRYGNAFSELKSKTVAAFETKVAFDGDDAIVNGEKFYTTGALLAHVVPIVAVDENGQGYLVFADRDAPGLTVTNNWSSFGQRTTASGSVKIDNVRVPRARAVRVTSFDHPTVGGPVSQIIQSAIDAGIARGAIEDTIAFVRNHSRPWIDSGKETAGDDLFTIAAVGDLKIKLHAAEALLEIAGRSIDAAKVHPTLETVSEATIKTGESKVLTTEIAILATNKLFELAGTRSTLDEHNLDRHWRNARVHTLHDPVRWKFYHVGNYYLNGVHPPRHAWN comes from the coding sequence ATGGGCACTCTTCCAAGCGCGCAAATTGACCATTCAGTGCATCCCCGCGTGAACTCGAGCGATCCGGTGGCACCGCGTCCGAAGCCCGTCACACCGGCCCGCATCATCAGGAGCGATGCCGAGGCGCTGGAAATCGCCGAACGACTGGCGGAAAAGTTCAAGGCCGGAGCGGCGCTCAGGGACCGGGAGGGCCTGCTGCCGATCGCCGAGCTGGACGAGTATTCTGAGAGCGGCCTCTGGAGCATCAACGTGCCGAAGGCCTATGGCGGCCCGGAGGTCTCCTATGCGACGCTTGCCCGGGTGATCGCGACGATTGCCGCCGCCGATCCGGCGATCGCCCAGATCACCCAGAACCATCTCGCCATCATCGCGACCGTCGATCTCGACGGGACCGAGGAACAGAAGAAGCTGTTTTTCTCCTGGGCGCTTGAGGGCATCCGCTACGGCAATGCCTTCTCCGAACTGAAAAGCAAGACCGTGGCGGCCTTCGAGACCAAGGTCGCCTTCGATGGCGACGACGCGATCGTCAATGGCGAGAAGTTCTATACGACCGGCGCGCTGCTTGCGCATGTCGTGCCGATCGTCGCGGTCGACGAGAACGGGCAGGGTTACCTGGTCTTTGCCGATCGCGACGCTCCCGGCCTGACGGTTACCAACAACTGGTCGAGCTTCGGCCAACGGACGACGGCCTCTGGCTCGGTGAAGATCGACAACGTCCGCGTGCCGCGCGCTCGCGCGGTTCGGGTGACGTCCTTCGACCATCCGACGGTTGGCGGTCCGGTGTCGCAGATCATCCAGTCGGCGATCGACGCCGGCATTGCCCGCGGCGCGATCGAGGACACGATCGCCTTCGTCAGGAATCACAGCCGTCCGTGGATCGACAGCGGCAAGGAAACCGCCGGTGACGACCTGTTCACGATCGCCGCCGTCGGTGACCTGAAGATCAAGCTGCACGCCGCCGAGGCGCTGCTCGAGATCGCCGGCCGGAGCATCGACGCGGCAAAAGTGCACCCGACGCTCGAGACGGTCTCCGAGGCGACGATCAAGACCGGCGAGTCCAAGGTACTGACGACGGAAATCGCCATTCTCGCGACCAACAAGCTGTTTGAGCTTGCCGGCACGCGCTCGACGCTCGACGAGCACAATCTCGACCGGCACTGGCGCAACGCCCGCGTCCACACGCTGCACGATCCGGTGCGCTGGAAGTTCTACCACGTCGGCAACTACTATCTGAACGGCGTGCACCCGCCGCGCCACGCCTGGAACTGA